The Lysinibacillus pakistanensis genome includes a window with the following:
- a CDS encoding DEAD/DEAH box helicase, translating into MSVINLLNEALQAKWKFEEPMKIQEEMIPAMLEGKDIVAESPTGSGKTLAYVLPLLNKVNGAKKQTQGLIVAPSQELAMQIVEVIREWTAGSDITVQQLIGGANAARQIEKLKKKPTIVVGTPGRLNELARAGKLKLKEIETIILDECDQLLSREYRVVVKSFIEGSAYGRQVVVVSATITEEIELVASRMMFEPIRFKIKPEDMVKVGKVVHSFIKLEERDKTDFLRRLAHTEGLRALAFVNNIDQLLMKETKLQYRSAPIVTLHSDMKKEERKKALDAFRKGEARILIATDIAARGLDIAGLTHVIHVDVPRTIEQYLHRSGRTGRAGADGEVLTLLAYRDEKAYKKWIREIPGKSVQKVWHNGMLVEGNSKTIGQKRG; encoded by the coding sequence ATGTCAGTTATAAACTTATTAAATGAAGCATTACAAGCAAAATGGAAATTTGAAGAACCGATGAAAATTCAAGAGGAAATGATTCCAGCAATGCTTGAAGGGAAAGATATTGTGGCAGAATCGCCAACAGGATCGGGGAAGACATTAGCTTATGTTCTTCCTTTATTAAATAAAGTAAATGGTGCAAAAAAACAAACGCAAGGACTTATTGTAGCCCCATCACAGGAGCTGGCTATGCAAATTGTAGAGGTTATCCGTGAATGGACAGCAGGCTCAGATATTACAGTTCAGCAATTAATTGGTGGCGCAAATGCTGCACGTCAAATTGAAAAGCTAAAGAAAAAGCCGACAATCGTAGTTGGAACACCTGGTCGTTTAAATGAACTAGCACGAGCAGGAAAATTAAAGCTTAAAGAAATAGAAACAATAATTCTAGATGAATGCGATCAGTTGCTTAGCCGAGAATATCGTGTGGTTGTAAAATCCTTTATCGAAGGCTCTGCATACGGGCGTCAAGTAGTTGTGGTTTCGGCAACGATCACTGAGGAGATTGAGTTAGTGGCTAGTCGCATGATGTTTGAACCAATACGCTTTAAAATAAAGCCTGAAGATATGGTGAAGGTAGGAAAGGTTGTGCATTCCTTTATCAAGCTTGAAGAGCGAGATAAAACTGATTTCCTACGTCGCTTAGCACATACAGAAGGGCTACGTGCATTAGCTTTTGTAAACAATATCGATCAATTATTAATGAAAGAAACGAAGCTACAATATCGTTCTGCACCAATTGTGACATTACATTCCGACATGAAAAAAGAAGAGCGTAAAAAGGCATTAGATGCATTCCGCAAAGGAGAGGCACGTATTTTAATCGCTACAGATATTGCTGCACGAGGTTTAGATATTGCAGGTTTAACACATGTTATTCATGTTGATGTACCAAGAACGATTGAACAATACTTACATCGCTCAGGACGTACAGGACGTGCTGGAGCAGATGGCGAGGTATTAACGTTATTAGCTTATCGAGATGAAAAAGCGTATAAAAAATGGATAAGAGAAATTCCAGGCAAATCTGTACAAAAGGTATGGCATAATGGCATGCTAGTAGAAGGAAATTCAAAAACAATTGGACAAAAGCGAGGTTAA
- a CDS encoding exonuclease SbcCD subunit D, with amino-acid sequence MKIFHTADWHLGKLVQGVYMTEDQRYILQQFMQAIDEEKPDVIIIAGDLYDRSMPPIEAVNLLNDILAEIVLDKKIPVLAVAGNHDSAGRLNFGSSLMRDSGLHMKGQFTKDHAPIIVADDFGDVHFHLVPYVEPSSVRTILEDDTIRSHQDAMQKIIDHIGQGLDSTKRHVFVGHAFVTKYGEEEANTSDSERPLSIGGSDCIDAALFKPFHYTALGHLHKAHFVLNEKIRYAGSPLKYSLSEHLHEKGFLIVELDAQGDITVTKRKLLPRRDLRIVEGLMDDLLALPPNEDYVFVRLTDTTPVVSPMERIRTVFPHAMHIERKVMRPEILHEIQAVESEKVDDIDLFRSFFTDIIGVQPDQDTERLFTEMLQELLDEERETVK; translated from the coding sequence ATGAAAATATTTCATACAGCAGATTGGCATTTGGGAAAGCTCGTACAGGGAGTCTATATGACGGAGGATCAGCGCTATATTTTACAGCAATTTATGCAAGCCATTGATGAAGAAAAGCCTGATGTTATCATTATAGCCGGTGATTTATATGACCGTTCTATGCCCCCTATAGAGGCCGTTAATTTACTGAATGATATTTTAGCAGAGATTGTGCTTGATAAAAAAATTCCGGTGTTAGCGGTTGCCGGGAACCATGATAGTGCAGGTCGATTGAATTTTGGCAGTAGTCTAATGCGTGATAGTGGATTACATATGAAGGGTCAATTTACGAAGGATCATGCTCCAATTATTGTAGCGGATGACTTTGGTGATGTACATTTTCATCTTGTGCCATATGTGGAGCCTTCGTCAGTTCGTACAATTTTAGAAGATGATACAATTCGTTCTCACCAAGATGCGATGCAAAAAATTATTGACCACATTGGACAGGGCTTAGATTCAACAAAACGTCATGTGTTTGTAGGACATGCCTTTGTAACAAAGTATGGTGAGGAGGAAGCGAATACGAGTGATTCAGAGCGCCCACTTTCAATAGGTGGATCTGATTGTATAGATGCGGCGTTATTTAAGCCTTTTCATTACACGGCACTTGGCCATTTACATAAAGCACATTTTGTGTTGAATGAAAAAATTCGCTATGCTGGCTCTCCATTGAAATATTCATTGTCTGAGCATTTACATGAGAAGGGCTTTTTAATCGTTGAACTAGATGCACAGGGAGATATTACTGTGACAAAACGAAAGCTTCTACCAAGACGAGATTTACGCATAGTAGAGGGCTTGATGGATGATTTATTAGCATTACCACCAAATGAAGATTATGTATTTGTCCGTTTAACAGATACGACACCAGTGGTTTCACCGATGGAGCGTATTCGTACAGTATTTCCTCATGCAATGCATATCGAACGTAAAGTCATGCGCCCAGAAATACTACATGAAATTCAAGCAGTCGAGTCAGAGAAGGTAGATGACATTGATTTATTCCGTTCATTTTTTACAGATATCATTGGTGTCCAGCCTGATCAGGATACAGAGCGTCTATTTACAGAGATGCTTCAGGAATTATTAGATGAGGAGCGAGAAACAGTAAAATGA
- a CDS encoding class I adenylate-forming enzyme family protein, with the protein MTMLMTDILQNYAVQQPEGIATLYDGKRLTYKEFFKCAETFAAYLQEQGFKKDDVIALYTLNSDLFLIAYIGVQLAGFVAMPINTKLAAPEVEFIFNHSEAKGLIYDERLSEILADIPYSFSHAVGFKEMEKIIETYTGQLRSVKLVNGDTAVVMYTSGTTGKPKGVMLTHQNIVSTAEIWSSSMNMTKEDRMFICTPLFHCAGLHVFAMPMFYQGGNVIIEEAFSPANTLKQLATTEATIFFGVPSMYTIILNTPSFMEHTFKRLRLLCYGAAPMPYELVKQVKEAFPNVKVQNLYGQTENSPAATSLLDMDALTKIGSVGKPLTQTEVRVVDSFGESVPSGEVGEICVRGPQVMKGYLRNEEETARTIRDGWLLSGDLGRFDEDGYLYIVDRKKDMIIRGGENIYPIEIEEVLYQLPEILEAAVVGLPHEVYGEVPKAFVVLKEGKALDEESIVAYCRKQLAKYKVPYEIEFLAELPRNASGKVLKHTLRPKVSTH; encoded by the coding sequence ATGACAATGCTAATGACAGATATTTTACAAAACTATGCTGTGCAACAACCTGAAGGAATTGCAACGTTATATGATGGAAAAAGGCTTACCTATAAAGAATTTTTCAAATGTGCAGAAACCTTTGCAGCTTATTTACAAGAGCAGGGTTTTAAGAAAGATGATGTCATTGCCTTATACACATTAAATTCTGATTTATTTTTAATCGCGTATATCGGAGTTCAATTAGCGGGTTTTGTAGCTATGCCCATTAATACTAAATTAGCGGCTCCAGAAGTGGAATTTATTTTTAATCATTCAGAAGCAAAAGGACTCATTTATGATGAGCGATTAAGTGAAATACTAGCAGATATTCCATATTCCTTTTCGCATGCTGTTGGGTTTAAGGAAATGGAAAAAATTATAGAGACATACACAGGACAGCTACGTTCTGTCAAATTGGTGAATGGTGATACTGCAGTTGTTATGTATACATCTGGGACGACAGGTAAGCCAAAGGGAGTAATGCTAACGCATCAAAATATTGTCTCAACGGCAGAGATATGGTCATCCTCAATGAATATGACGAAGGAAGATAGAATGTTTATTTGCACGCCTTTATTTCACTGTGCAGGACTTCATGTATTTGCAATGCCGATGTTTTATCAGGGCGGTAATGTTATCATTGAAGAAGCCTTTTCGCCAGCAAATACATTAAAGCAGCTTGCCACGACTGAGGCGACAATCTTTTTCGGTGTTCCGTCAATGTATACAATAATATTAAATACACCTAGCTTTATGGAACATACATTTAAGCGTTTACGTTTATTATGTTATGGGGCAGCTCCAATGCCATATGAGCTTGTGAAGCAAGTGAAAGAGGCATTTCCAAATGTCAAGGTACAAAATCTTTATGGTCAAACTGAAAACTCACCTGCAGCTACTTCTCTTTTAGATATGGATGCATTAACAAAAATTGGATCAGTAGGAAAACCATTGACTCAAACAGAGGTACGTGTAGTAGATAGCTTTGGAGAGTCTGTTCCGTCGGGTGAGGTAGGAGAAATTTGTGTAAGAGGCCCACAGGTAATGAAAGGCTATCTTCGAAACGAGGAAGAAACAGCTAGAACGATTAGAGATGGCTGGCTCCTATCAGGGGATTTAGGCCGTTTTGACGAAGATGGCTATCTTTACATTGTTGATCGTAAAAAAGATATGATTATTCGTGGTGGTGAAAATATTTATCCAATTGAAATAGAAGAGGTTTTATATCAGTTACCAGAAATTTTAGAGGCAGCGGTTGTTGGACTACCACATGAGGTATATGGAGAAGTACCAAAGGCATTTGTCGTATTAAAGGAAGGCAAAGCTCTTGACGAGGAGTCCATAGTGGCCTATTGCCGAAAGCAGCTTGCAAAATATAAAGTACCTTATGAGATTGAATTTCTAGCAGAGCTACCTCGTAATGCCTCGGGGAAAGTATTAAAACATACTTTGCGCCCTAAGGTCAGTACGCATTAA
- a CDS encoding C39 family peptidase, translating to MWTGFKRFLLIGIIIIMLLSGCNQFSQQEKQKSELTVLTVEFNSGAPIPNLYITVTDVKTGKIVEDVIGSDEGEATFSKLIEGQEYAIAATTLENSTENNGYTTIENFTYDSTKPYYRLQTHFSRDEQELDVPVVMQNPELPHGCEITSLTAVLNYYGVNVTKLEMADTYLPKQKISTVDGQRFGPNPNQAFAGDPRDKANGMYVFAAPIVKAAEAVIADKQANLRVTNMSKASQDEILQLVREGVPVVTWVTLDLSKPNKKAAKGWIYKGETTPHVAYMNLHAVVLTGHLGNKVVVMDPLKGYVTYNVDQFFKSYKELGEQAVALHK from the coding sequence TTGTGGACGGGGTTTAAACGCTTTTTACTAATAGGTATTATCATCATTATGTTACTTTCAGGCTGTAATCAATTTTCGCAGCAGGAAAAACAAAAAAGTGAATTAACAGTTTTAACGGTAGAGTTTAATAGTGGTGCACCCATCCCGAATCTTTATATAACGGTTACTGATGTGAAGACGGGAAAAATAGTAGAGGATGTAATTGGCTCTGATGAGGGAGAGGCAACCTTTTCAAAGTTAATAGAGGGACAGGAGTATGCCATTGCTGCAACTACACTTGAAAATAGTACTGAAAATAATGGCTATACAACAATTGAAAATTTTACGTACGATTCAACAAAGCCATACTATCGACTCCAAACACATTTTTCAAGAGATGAGCAGGAATTGGATGTACCAGTTGTTATGCAAAATCCTGAGCTACCACATGGCTGTGAAATTACATCGTTAACAGCCGTCTTAAATTATTATGGTGTGAATGTTACAAAGCTTGAAATGGCTGATACGTATTTACCGAAGCAAAAAATTTCTACTGTAGACGGGCAACGATTTGGTCCAAATCCAAATCAGGCTTTTGCAGGTGATCCTAGAGATAAAGCAAACGGTATGTATGTCTTTGCAGCTCCAATTGTCAAAGCGGCAGAGGCAGTAATAGCTGATAAACAGGCAAATTTACGTGTCACAAATATGAGTAAAGCCTCGCAGGACGAAATTTTACAACTTGTTCGGGAGGGTGTACCCGTTGTGACTTGGGTTACATTGGATTTATCGAAGCCCAACAAAAAAGCAGCTAAGGGCTGGATCTATAAAGGTGAAACAACGCCGCATGTAGCATATATGAACTTGCATGCTGTTGTCTTAACAGGACATTTAGGCAATAAAGTAGTTGTCATGGACCCATTAAAAGGCTATGTTACATATAATGTCGATCAATTTTTCAAAAGCTATAAAGAGCTAGGAGAACAAGCTGTAGCATTGCATAAATAG
- a CDS encoding SGNH/GDSL hydrolase family protein — protein sequence MKRLLSLVIAIITMVFVASSAFAQSENYVAIGDSLAAGQTPYQEIDHGYSDLIAMRLGMTGQLSNFTKELAFPGFTTTDVLKRIKSKEASDLLADATLITISAGANDLLRLVQVNPTAGTLAFSQLQTDYALNIARKNMIDILEELKVRAPKAKVYVMGYYFAYPNVHATQKEGTNRQLIKLNTILQQQAEQAGAVYVNVFDAFGLNATSFLPNISDVHPNFEGYRQMANAFLYEYSGGDALTISVIELPKPHPISFDEILEKQTKSMPIKEEKEPDSIARIIQGFIGYAAFIEKARAI from the coding sequence ATGAAGCGTTTACTAAGTCTTGTTATAGCTATAATTACAATGGTTTTTGTTGCTTCATCTGCCTTTGCTCAAAGTGAAAATTACGTGGCTATTGGAGATTCCTTGGCAGCCGGTCAAACACCCTATCAAGAGATTGATCACGGCTATAGTGATTTAATTGCTATGAGGTTGGGTATGACTGGGCAATTAAGCAACTTTACCAAGGAGCTTGCTTTCCCAGGCTTTACAACAACAGATGTACTGAAACGGATAAAATCTAAGGAAGCAAGTGACCTTTTAGCAGATGCTACTCTCATTACAATTTCGGCAGGTGCCAATGATTTACTGCGTCTTGTTCAGGTCAATCCAACTGCTGGTACATTAGCCTTTTCACAGCTACAAACAGATTATGCATTAAATATCGCCAGAAAAAATATGATAGATATTTTAGAGGAATTGAAGGTACGGGCACCTAAAGCAAAAGTCTATGTAATGGGCTATTATTTTGCATATCCTAATGTGCATGCTACGCAAAAAGAAGGCACAAATAGACAGCTTATAAAGCTAAATACAATTTTACAACAGCAGGCTGAACAGGCTGGAGCAGTTTATGTAAATGTGTTTGATGCTTTTGGCTTAAATGCTACAAGCTTTTTACCGAATATTTCTGATGTACACCCAAATTTTGAGGGCTATCGTCAAATGGCCAATGCATTTCTATATGAATATAGTGGAGGCGATGCATTAACGATTTCCGTCATTGAGTTGCCTAAGCCTCATCCTATTTCATTTGATGAGATTTTAGAAAAACAAACAAAGTCTATGCCAATAAAAGAAGAGAAGGAACCTGATTCTATTGCACGTATTATACAAGGATTTATCGGTTATGCAGCATTTATAGAAAAGGCGAGAGCAATTTAA
- a CDS encoding ATP-grasp domain-containing protein encodes MAITHAFLPVLLGDEMNAYGMARAFYESYGVKPLAVNHTNMAKIQQSDLLTFREIPRLNIEERFVVALQAIAEEFADKKLLLLACDEFYVKKIVQHKEELAELFIIPYVDAPLANQLLTRESMYELSAKFGFQYPAMHVCTVNDYEEFEIPFEYPVVIKPMNMTKYATCIFPGKKKVYIAYDTEEKDAIFKAIYKESAYRDDLMVQQYIPGEDANMRVVNAYVGQDRQAKLLAIGNPILEEHSPDGIGRYVAIMTIYDRDLMNQVKVFLEQIQFQGFATFDMKYDERDGQYKLLSIELHNELSNYYVTASGYNLMQYVADDFIRGSKLQLTYVQNKHLWTIVPNGVLFKYVQNEQLVIEAKSLIRQGLATDSIFNYKDMNARRWLNITLDNLSFYRKYKKYFNNKGLSNS; translated from the coding sequence ATGGCTATTACCCATGCTTTTTTACCAGTTTTATTAGGAGATGAAATGAATGCTTATGGCATGGCTAGGGCATTTTACGAATCCTATGGTGTAAAACCACTTGCAGTAAATCATACAAATATGGCGAAAATACAACAGAGTGATTTATTAACATTTCGTGAAATACCAAGATTGAATATTGAAGAACGTTTTGTAGTTGCTTTACAGGCAATCGCAGAGGAATTTGCTGATAAAAAACTATTGTTGTTGGCCTGTGATGAGTTTTATGTAAAAAAAATAGTGCAACATAAAGAGGAGCTAGCAGAGCTTTTTATCATACCTTATGTAGATGCGCCACTAGCTAACCAGCTATTAACGCGTGAGAGTATGTATGAGCTTTCAGCAAAATTTGGCTTTCAATATCCTGCTATGCATGTTTGTACGGTCAATGACTATGAAGAATTTGAAATTCCCTTCGAGTATCCAGTTGTCATTAAACCAATGAATATGACAAAGTATGCTACATGTATTTTTCCAGGTAAGAAAAAGGTATATATTGCATATGATACTGAGGAAAAGGATGCAATTTTCAAGGCTATTTACAAGGAATCTGCCTACAGAGATGATTTGATGGTACAGCAATATATTCCAGGTGAGGATGCCAATATGCGTGTCGTTAATGCCTATGTTGGGCAAGACAGACAAGCGAAGCTACTAGCTATCGGAAATCCTATTTTAGAGGAGCATTCTCCTGATGGAATAGGTCGTTATGTAGCGATTATGACGATATATGATAGGGATTTAATGAATCAAGTCAAAGTATTTTTGGAGCAAATCCAATTTCAGGGCTTTGCCACGTTTGATATGAAGTATGATGAACGTGACGGGCAATATAAGCTTTTGAGTATTGAATTACATAATGAGCTTTCAAATTATTATGTGACAGCAAGTGGCTATAATTTAATGCAATACGTTGCGGATGATTTTATCCGTGGTAGCAAGCTACAGCTCACTTATGTGCAAAACAAGCATCTTTGGACAATTGTGCCAAACGGTGTACTTTTTAAATATGTTCAAAATGAGCAACTTGTGATTGAAGCAAAGAGCTTGATTCGACAAGGACTAGCAACTGACTCCATTTTCAATTATAAGGATATGAATGCTAGGCGTTGGTTGAACATAACGCTCGATAATCTAAGCTTTTATCGAAAATATAAGAAATATTTTAACAACAAAGGTCTGTCTAACTCATGA
- a CDS encoding aspartate/glutamate racemase family protein, producing the protein MKKQTLGIIGGVGPLATMFIGEMIVRRTKATKDQEHLHTLIDNDTNIPDRTAFILDQTKENPVPVIIDDARKLASIGANMIAIPCNTAHTFYDEIAEGSPVPVLHMIRETAKRAYDLGAKRVGILATTGTLTSRMYQSALEEYGLTPVVPDEQIKEKVMSIIYDFVKAGKDVPSEEWQPIEEAMLALNCDRIVLGCTELSIVNRDLKLNDKYIDSLIVLAECAILSCGYELVD; encoded by the coding sequence ATGAAAAAACAAACTTTAGGTATTATAGGTGGCGTTGGTCCACTTGCAACAATGTTTATCGGTGAAATGATTGTAAGACGTACAAAGGCAACGAAGGATCAGGAGCATCTGCATACACTTATTGATAATGATACAAATATTCCTGATCGTACGGCTTTTATTTTAGATCAAACAAAAGAAAATCCTGTTCCAGTAATTATAGATGATGCAAGAAAGCTTGCTTCAATTGGGGCAAATATGATAGCTATTCCGTGTAATACAGCGCATACCTTTTATGATGAAATTGCGGAAGGCTCCCCAGTGCCAGTGCTCCATATGATACGAGAAACTGCGAAGCGTGCCTATGATTTAGGCGCAAAACGTGTTGGTATTTTAGCAACAACTGGCACTTTAACGTCGCGCATGTATCAAAGTGCGTTAGAGGAATATGGTCTAACACCTGTTGTTCCAGATGAGCAAATCAAGGAAAAAGTGATGTCAATTATTTACGACTTTGTTAAGGCTGGAAAGGATGTCCCATCAGAGGAATGGCAACCGATAGAAGAGGCGATGCTAGCACTTAATTGTGATCGTATTGTTTTAGGCTGTACAGAATTATCGATTGTAAATAGAGATTTAAAACTAAATGATAAATATATTGATTCATTAATTGTTCTGGCAGAATGTGCGATTTTGTCATGTGGCTATGAATTAGTAGATTAA
- a CDS encoding aminopeptidase gives MTFEEKLQAYAELAVKVGVNIQPGQYLLVNTSVEALDFARLVVKEAYKAGAGRVHVNFSDDVMDRAYFEHASEEEFNRFPEWVVKMRDELIERKGALLWIDAADPDKLTGIPAERLATHQKVSGAALKNYRNAVMKDLIAWSIVAVPSPKWAAKVFPNLSTEKQVPALWEAIFKTVHIGEGNAVENWREHVANLESRAVLLNRKKYAKLHYTAPGTDLTIALAPQHKWLTGGSKTPNDTVFIANMPTEEVYTLPLKQGVNGYVSNTKPLVYQGNIIDGFKLTFEEGKIIKAEAQVGHDLLQELIQVDEGSCYLGEVALVPHESPISASEILYFNTLFDENASNHLAIGEAYPTCLEGGRDLENGQLEALGANISVTHEDFMIGSGEMDIDGILPDGTVEPIFRKGSWAF, from the coding sequence ATGACGTTTGAAGAAAAATTACAAGCATATGCAGAGCTTGCAGTAAAAGTTGGTGTTAATATCCAGCCAGGGCAATATTTATTAGTGAATACTTCAGTAGAAGCACTCGATTTTGCACGCTTAGTAGTGAAAGAGGCTTACAAGGCTGGTGCGGGACGTGTTCATGTAAACTTTTCAGATGATGTAATGGATCGAGCTTATTTCGAGCATGCCTCAGAGGAAGAATTCAATCGTTTCCCAGAATGGGTAGTAAAGATGCGTGATGAACTAATTGAACGTAAGGGTGCTTTATTATGGATTGATGCTGCAGATCCAGATAAATTAACAGGTATTCCAGCCGAACGTCTTGCAACACATCAAAAAGTATCAGGAGCAGCCCTGAAAAATTATCGCAATGCTGTTATGAAGGATTTAATCGCGTGGTCTATCGTTGCAGTTCCATCACCGAAATGGGCGGCGAAGGTTTTTCCGAATTTATCAACTGAGAAACAGGTGCCAGCTCTTTGGGAGGCAATTTTTAAAACAGTTCATATTGGAGAGGGCAATGCAGTTGAAAATTGGCGTGAACATGTTGCCAATTTAGAGTCTCGTGCTGTTTTACTTAATCGTAAAAAATATGCAAAGCTTCACTATACAGCACCGGGTACTGATTTAACAATTGCATTAGCTCCGCAGCATAAATGGCTTACTGGAGGTAGTAAAACACCAAATGATACAGTCTTTATTGCAAATATGCCGACAGAAGAGGTATATACGTTACCATTAAAACAAGGGGTAAATGGCTATGTGAGCAATACAAAGCCATTAGTATACCAAGGTAATATTATTGATGGCTTTAAACTAACATTTGAAGAAGGAAAAATTATCAAGGCCGAGGCACAGGTAGGTCATGATTTATTACAGGAGCTTATTCAGGTAGATGAGGGTTCATGCTATTTAGGTGAAGTAGCGCTAGTACCACACGAGTCTCCAATTTCAGCTTCTGAGATTTTATATTTTAATACTTTATTTGATGAAAATGCATCCAACCATTTAGCTATCGGTGAGGCGTATCCAACTTGCCTAGAAGGTGGTAGAGATTTAGAAAATGGGCAGCTTGAGGCTTTAGGTGCAAATATTTCTGTCACACATGAGGATTTTATGATTGGCAGTGGTGAGATGGATATTGACGGTATTTTACCAGATGGTACTGTGGAGCCAATTTTCCGCAAAGGTAGCTGGGCTTTTTAA
- a CDS encoding metallophosphoesterase family protein, with the protein MQYALLGDLHSNIEDTRAVLAHIQETAKDAIIIGLGDLYECTVSKKKAQIVSGLSLQKAAIVNNDFENLLTFPSIRGNQEERITRVTGIERFTKLPETMEIEGAVLMHGHQFKWSVSWQPTFPSFKKSLLFFGHSHESGLYHGNKKLPIRIRFGQPIVLQDKQYGINVGSVVDHREWCLYDSEKRTVTFMCASVLENVRFHHRVR; encoded by the coding sequence ATGCAGTACGCACTTTTAGGAGATTTACATTCTAATATAGAAGATACAAGAGCGGTATTAGCCCATATCCAGGAAACTGCCAAAGATGCCATAATTATAGGTTTAGGGGACTTATATGAATGTACTGTAAGTAAGAAAAAGGCACAAATAGTATCTGGTTTATCCCTTCAAAAAGCTGCCATTGTCAATAATGACTTTGAAAATTTACTAACATTTCCTTCGATTCGTGGCAACCAAGAGGAACGAATTACACGTGTAACGGGCATTGAACGATTTACAAAACTACCTGAAACAATGGAAATTGAAGGGGCTGTACTAATGCATGGACATCAATTTAAATGGAGCGTGTCATGGCAGCCGACATTCCCTTCATTTAAAAAATCACTCCTTTTCTTTGGACATAGCCATGAATCTGGTCTTTATCATGGCAATAAAAAACTACCTATTCGAATTCGCTTTGGTCAACCTATCGTGTTACAGGATAAGCAATATGGCATCAATGTTGGCTCTGTTGTTGATCATCGTGAGTGGTGTCTCTATGACAGCGAAAAACGAACAGTAACATTTATGTGTGCATCCGTACTTGAAAATGTAAGGTTTCATCATCGTGTTAGATAA